Sequence from the Cryptococcus neoformans var. neoformans JEC21 chromosome 1, complete sequence genome:
attTTGAAGACTGGCGCCGCGAGCCACTTTTGCCCACCCGCTCGCTCAGTCTCCACACTTCCTCTCCCAACACTCTCGCTCTCACTTTCCTCATCCCAGATTGTACCCCTCCCCCTCTGTCCCCTCCATTCATCCCCACCCGCGCCCGCATTCGCATATGAGACACCACGGGGAGTACGCCCCCCGCCGCTGCCGCTACCGCCAcctgaagaggatgggacGTCGAAAGCGTGTTCCCGTCCTTGAGCATCCCTGTACCGTCCAACACCACCTGCAGAGAGCGGTTCGTATAAAGAGGATATTTCTTGTTTTCGGAGGTGACGTTTGTGGGCCAAGTGGGcgaggtagaggaagacggaAGAGCCGATGAGGTTGGCGAGGATGTCAAGGGATTGGAATGTCTTCCACTACGGTTATGGGTTAGTGAATGGGCGATGAACGGAAAGGGAATAAAAGACTCGCGGGAAGGGTTGCCTGGACAAACTCGCTGATCACTCCGCCGACGAAGAACGAGAGGAAAAGCGTCAAAATCAAAGGTGCCTGCCGGATGTACcacactcttcttccaggtCCTCTGTAACAACTACATCAGTTGCTAGAACTATGCAGGGACTGCCACCCACTCTGGTGCTTCAATGACAAAGTATATGAGAAAAGTTGCGAAACCCATCTACATGGCACGTTCGCCGTTCGTCAGTCTGTGCCAATGCCCGGGATACGTAGATGATCACGTACGCCGAAAAAATGCAGGGCTTTATCGTTCACAGGCAGCTCTGGAAGAGGCGCCATACCGAGTATACCTAGCATGATGACCCACAGTGCGGTAGCAAACACCATCGCCTACAATATACATGGATGAGCGACGGGTGCTCAGAAGGCTGGAGACGGGAATGGGCAGACGTACTGGGCGGATGTTGAGTGGAGAGTCCCTGATAGGGTATGAGCGCATGACCCATGCTGTGAACCTGTCCCACAGCTGCTGGAGCATCTGCGTGGGGACCGGGTACGCTGTGGGCATTGTGTATGGGTGTCAAGGATAAACGCAGAGATTACTGGACGAGATATAGACAAACAAATGGTGACGTCGCCGGCTGGGGAGTGTCTATAGGCGGCGATCCCACGAATATGGCCCGATCTCTCTATACAGCCATCTCCTCGACACCACCATGACTCGGCCGCCGTCCCCGCCATCGTTCACAGGGCTCCCGCTCTCGCAGCTGCTGCAGTACGCCTCGGACGACAACGGCGCAGGCAGCCACCCGCCCAAAGTATGGTTCGAACGCGCATGCTACAACGCCGACAAGGCAAAGTTGGCAGAGCGCAAACAGAGCAAAGAGGACATGTTCGTCAGCTACAGCAGGGCGTGCCAGTCCTATATCAACGTTGCGATGCACAACGACTGGCCAGAGaccaagaaaaaggatcCTCAGTTGGCCGCCAGAGTCAAGGATTTCAAGCCGGTATGTGCCTCTCCGCCGCTGTCCGTATATGCCCACACTCATACCATCTAGATGTACGATTCATTTGTCGCAAAGGCCAAGGCTTTAAAAGAGGAACTTCGGCATGCGGAGGCATCTTCACCCGCTCAGTCCAAACCAGAATCATCCAAACCATCGGTATCAAGACAACGATCTGGGCCTGAAATAACATCAATCGGCAACATCAGAGATCGAATGCAGGCACTTGCCGGACACGGAATGGAGGTTGAGACTATTCAGTCGAAGCGCTTAAGTAGAGAGGCTCCTGCCAAAGCGCCAAAGCCTGCTGCATTGAGTAGCGTGACCAACTCTGCGGCAAGGTCTAGGAGTGGCAGCGAGTCGCGACCTTTGTCCACAACAACGACCAATGGGCGGCAACTCGTGGTCACTGCTTCATCTAAACCACCACCAACTGCGTCACAAGAGAAATCACCTCCATCTGCACCCGTCAACGTACAAGCCAATGGATCGTCCAGCAGATCACGGCGATCCACTTTGACGAGTGAAGGGCAGGGCATGAGCGTATCTGTTGGGTCTGTGGCAGCTTCACCGGCGCAATCACCGATGCCCACACCTGCAGCTGGCCCATACAGATCGCCCTTAccctccatcccttcctctcctcagcctcttccagcATCTCATCCGCCATTACCCTCTCCCGAGCCACCACGACCAAATGTTCCCATCAACTCGTCCGACATGGAGTCTCATCCTGAAGACGGCTTGGCAGAGTTTGAGCGTGCtttcccatctctctccGAATTTGGGAAACAATGGGATGGCGACTCGTTACAGCCTGACACGAATAGTAATGATATGTACCACGCCCCGCAGTACCCGAAACCTCCAAAGCAACCGCCTATctctgaagaagacgataTCCCAGACCTTCCATCTTTACCTTCCGTTCCGACATTCAAGCCCGGCCTGCCTCCCCCTCCTGCTCGACCGGACGCATATGCATTCTCACCACCAGCCACTTCCCCGTCTGTTCAAACTCGGGGACAAACTCCCGTCCCCCGCGGGCCATCACCTCCTAAACCCGATGTTGGTTCGGGTGTCGGTCTGCATCGACCGGCTAGTACGCCCATGCCTAATATTGCTGGTTTAGATCTGATAGATATGCCTGATGGGGATGTACCTCAAGGAAAAGCCATGAACGGTGGTGGAAAAATGGAAGCTCTAAATTCCCCTGAGGCTGTATCTAGGCCTCCCCAATATTCTGACGCAACATCCCGTCCTACTCCAACCACACggcatcctcttccccaacttccttctcgccctcccACCTCTGATGCCGTACAGCCTACTCTCAAACCCAAGGAGAAACCAAAGTTTCCTTTTAGTAATTCTATCACTCCGGATGAACTTCGCGAATACTTTCTCAATCCTTCAGTGGAGATGTTGTTCTTGGACATAAGGCCGGAAGAcgagtggaagaagggatatGTAGGGAGAGAGTatgagaagagaggtgCGAGGGTGGAGATTGTGTGGCTGGATCCGACAGTCTTGCTTCGTGAAGGGTAATTGACTTTGTTTTCAGTGAAGATGACAAGGCTAAAAAATGTATTTTAGTATGACCGCGAGCAAATTAGAAGACGcactttccctttcccccgCTGTTCAACGCGAAGCTTTTCAGAATCGACACAAATACGACCTCGTCATAGTCTACGACACTCGTTCTCCCGTATGGCCCAAGGACGGTCCTTTAAACCGAATTTGGGATATATTCTTTATGGGCCACGACGAGAAGCGTTTGCAGAGAAATCCCGTCATTTTGGTAGGAGGTTATGAAAAGTGGAGAGAGTTTATCAAGATGCGAGCGGCTAGGCATGCACATACGGcaaaggggaaggatgtGAGGGAGGGGGTGAATGGGTATGCGGTGATGCGATCGGATGTTGTGTCCCCTGCGCCTTCCGAGATTAGTGTTAAGAATGCGAACAGGGAAGCACCGGTCTACCAGGCATCACAGTATGCGAAGAGTATCGCTGAAAACGTGAGCTATTACATATATATCCACGTGTGCCATGTGTTAATGTCTTGACGTCTTTACAAGTTTGGCGCTGGACCCCAATCCATGACGGGAGACTCGTACCGTCCCTCCACACATTCTCACTCCCAATCGCAACTCTACACGCCCACATACAGGCATCATCACTCCAGAACGGGCTCAACTTACTCCTCCCACGGCGCTATTGCCGCTCCTCCACAAGCTTCCATTCACCCCGGACCAGGTGCCAGACGGCGAAGCGACTACATTGAACATACAGGTCAATCGTACTCTGGCTCAGCCTCGACTTCCCCCTCCATACAATCGACTGGCACCAcacctcaacctcaacagcAATACTACGcttccccatccctccCTGCTTCTAACTCCGTGACACCGTCCATATCATCCATGGCCTCTCCTCGGGCATCGATCGATTACCCTCAAGCGCACGCATTGGCAAAGGTACCAGTCCCGATGCCTCCCCCAGCCGTGGCGAGACCGATGGAACGACATGATGCGTACACCAGCACACATGTGCATGCGCAGAGTTTGGTACCGACTTCTTCCGGTTATGGTCAACTTCCATCACAAGGGCAAGTGACGAGGAGTCAGGCGATGAGGCGCATGGACACTGTGCCTGTTGGTGGGAAGGATAAAGTGGGGTATTGGCGGGATGTGGTGTTGGGTATTACCGGGTTGAAGAACCTTGGAAAGTAAGTTTCACATTTCCTTGAAAATGATAATTGTAAAAAGATTCTGACTGGGATTAGTACTTGTTATATGAACTCGACAATACAGTGTCTCAGTGCGACATACCCATTCTCTACGTTTTTCCTTGGTGAGTGGCCCATATGCCTAACCGCCGAGATATCAGACTAATATGTATGGATGTCCTTTTAGATGGAACGTTTGCACGTTCAATAAACAAAGAAAATCCCTTGGGGACGAAAGGCGAGTTGGCCAAAGCCTGGGCAGAATTATTGAGAGTATTGTGGAGTGAGAAATATGAGTTCTTATCACCTATGACTTTCCGGGTAAGTTTACCTTGTTTTTGTTCGTGGTTTTTTGGCTAAAATCAAGACCATGTATTAGAAACAAATCACTCACTTTGCTCCCCAATTCCTCGGTTCTGACCAACATGACTCTCAAGAATTCTTGTCATTCGTCCTTGACGGCTTACATGAGGACCTTAACCGAGTCAAGCGCAAACCCCCCCCTGTGGAGATGACTCCCGAAAGAGAGGCGATGCTGGAGAGCGCCCCACCAGAAGTGGCTTCTGAGAGAGAATGGGCAATCTACCGGCAGAGGAATGATAGTTTGATTGTGGATCTGTTCCAGGGGCAGTATAGGAATAGGTTGGAGTGTTTGACCTGTCACAAGGTGAGTATAACTTGCCCCAAGTCCATCATTGAAAGCTACTGACGATTATTGGACCAGACATCGACAACTTATGATGCGTTCATGTACATGTCTCTGCCCGTTCCATCGGGTAAAACAAAGGTGGTTATACAAGAACTCATTGACGAATTCGTCAAGGCCGAAGtgatggaaaaggagaacgcCTGGTACgcttcatctctccctctgACACCCTCTCTGCACTGGGCTGACAGTATTCTAGGTATTGTCCTCGCTGCAAAACCAACCGTCGTGCTTCCAAGACACTAACCATCGCTCGTCTTCCACCTGTACTGCTCATCCAACTCAAACGATTCACAACGCGAGACGGTCTCTTCTGGGACAAGTCCGAGACACCGgtcatcttccccatcaGAGGTTTAGATCTTACACGGTACTTGCCTGGACCTGCAGGTTCGTCGATAGGAAGTGGAAGGCAGGTGGGGCCGGATGGAACGTTTGATCCAAGGGCTCAAGTGGGGCCGTTCAAGTATGATTTGTATGGTGTAAGTAATCATATGGGGACGCTCAGTTCAGGTCATTGTGAGTTTAGCTTTTCCATATTTTTGGGGGGTCTCTGGTCTGGCAAGAAAAACGGGTGGCTGATTCGAGGTTCAGATACGGCTTTTGTGAAGAGtaaagaaggatggaagtATTGTGAGGATAGTCAGGTGATGCCTGCacaggagaaggacgtAATTGTGAGCCTTTGTTCCCTATAATACAAATTTCTTTCGTCGTTGTCTTTAAATTAACCATTGCTGTTTCTCCGACTCATACAGTCCCGACCAGCATATATCTTGTAAGCACCTATCCTTCCTTGATGCTTACTATGGACCGTCAACTGACCGAGTCTGTAGGTTCTATAAGCGAGTACCTGGATAGGAGACTTTCTAATAGGTTTTGCGATACAAAGTgcaaagaaagagatgaaaaggtGGCGGTGGTATTAAGATGTCAGATTAATTCGTAGACTCCCAATCCCAAGAAAAACGAGTGTTGTACTATCAATTTATCAAGTTACAAAatttttcatcctccttgtGCACAAGTTGACAGAACGTATATA
This genomic interval carries:
- a CDS encoding ubiquitin-specific protease, putative yields the protein MTRPPSPPSFTGLPLSQLLQYASDDNGAGSHPPKVWFERACYNADKAKLAERKQSKEDMFVSYSRACQSYINVAMHNDWPETKKKDPQLAARVKDFKPMYDSFVAKAKALKEELRHAEASSPAQSKPESSKPSVSRQRSGPEITSIGNIRDRMQALAGHGMEVETIQSKRLSREAPAKAPKPAALSSVTNSAARSRSGSESRPLSTTTTNGRQLVVTASSKPPPTASQEKSPPSAPVNVQANGSSSRSRRSTLTSEGQGMSVSVGSVAASPAQSPMPTPAAGPYRSPLPSIPSSPQPLPASHPPLPSPEPPRPNVPINSSDMESHPEDGLAEFERAFPSLSEFGKQWDGDSLQPDTNSNDMYHAPQYPKPPKQPPISEEDDIPDLPSLPSVPTFKPGLPPPPARPDAYAFSPPATSPSVQTRGQTPVPRGPSPPKPDVGSGVGLHRPASTPMPNIAGLDLIDMPDGDVPQGKAMNGGGKMEALNSPEAVSRPPQYSDATSRPTPTTRHPLPQLPSRPPTSDAVQPTLKPKEKPKFPFSNSITPDELREYFLNPSVEMLFLDIRPEDEWKKGYVGREYEKRGARVEIVWLDPTVLLREGMTASKLEDALSLSPAVQREAFQNRHKYDLVIVYDTRSPVWPKDGPLNRIWDIFFMGHDEKRLQRNPVILVGGYEKWREFIKMRAARHAHTAKGKDVREGVNGYAVMRSDVVSPAPSEISVKNANREAPVYQASQYAKSIAENFGAGPQSMTGDSYRPSTHSHSQSQLYTPTYRHHHSRTGSTYSSHGAIAAPPQASIHPGPGARRRSDYIEHTGQSYSGSASTSPSIQSTGTTPQPQQQYYASPSLPASNSVTPSISSMASPRASIDYPQAHALAKVPVPMPPPAVARPMERHDAYTSTHVHAQSLVPTSSGYGQLPSQGQVTRSQAMRRMDTVPVGGKDKVGYWRDVVLGITGLKNLGNTCYMNSTIQCLSATYPFSTFFLDGTFARSINKENPLGTKGELAKAWAELLRVLWSEKYEFLSPMTFRKQITHFAPQFLGSDQHDSQEFLSFVLDGLHEDLNRVKRKPPPVEMTPEREAMLESAPPEVASEREWAIYRQRNDSLIVDLFQGQYRNRLECLTCHKTSTTYDAFMYMSLPVPSGKTKVVIQELIDEFVKAEVMEKENAWYCPRCKTNRRASKTLTIARLPPVLLIQLKRFTTRDGLFWDKSETPVIFPIRGLDLTRYLPGPAGSSIGSGRQVGPDGTFDPRAQVGPFKYDLYGVSNHMGTLSSGHYTAFVKSKEGWKYCEDSQVMPAQEKDVISRPAYILFYKRVPG